One window of Novipirellula aureliae genomic DNA carries:
- a CDS encoding DUF58 domain-containing protein — MAIVHEASKQAGWLSRMMTTDFCPWANRFVYWLKEPIGWFVLATAISILIGLYFNPIGWTVAASLTGLLAVGVAWPLVAIHVTTCQLRPRNDCIHEDDGCQMLASVRNRVPIPVWGLVVEGYLDCEGDDALPTVGLACVPPLCVSDFGIKANPSLRGRYPIQAPLISCSFPFGIWTARRKLTTTQSLTVWPKVFPVAGSCPIVGQANAEHGDGSRGGRSGDFVGVRAYRQGDSAKHINWVASARVDSLVVTERGGPQCVELDVFVDTSCRGRRNQLADRIRIAASVLIHLHQSNVPMRVTIGSRALRLATGSKGRRQILDAMADVPADGWDEPVERTAISNRAVIEFSSDDAGHEIIRIRDPRGGRRAGGRLTTKQIRSGEALADQVREFWTEVRDADVAA; from the coding sequence ATGGCGATCGTCCATGAGGCGTCCAAACAGGCGGGTTGGTTGTCTCGCATGATGACAACCGACTTTTGCCCTTGGGCGAATCGTTTTGTTTATTGGTTAAAGGAACCGATTGGCTGGTTCGTTCTAGCGACCGCAATCAGCATTTTGATTGGTTTGTACTTCAATCCGATCGGCTGGACGGTGGCCGCATCGCTGACCGGCCTTTTAGCGGTTGGCGTAGCGTGGCCATTGGTGGCGATTCACGTCACGACATGTCAGTTGCGACCGAGAAATGACTGTATTCATGAGGACGACGGGTGTCAGATGCTCGCCTCGGTTCGCAATCGAGTTCCCATTCCCGTTTGGGGATTGGTCGTCGAAGGTTATCTGGATTGCGAAGGTGACGATGCACTGCCGACCGTCGGCTTGGCATGCGTGCCGCCGCTGTGTGTTAGCGATTTTGGAATCAAGGCCAACCCGTCGCTGCGTGGTCGCTATCCGATCCAAGCACCGCTGATCTCTTGTTCGTTTCCGTTTGGAATTTGGACGGCACGGCGGAAATTGACGACGACGCAATCGCTGACGGTGTGGCCGAAGGTATTTCCGGTGGCGGGCTCTTGCCCGATCGTTGGTCAGGCCAACGCTGAACATGGTGATGGATCCCGAGGCGGTAGGAGCGGCGATTTTGTCGGCGTGCGAGCATACCGGCAAGGCGATTCGGCCAAGCATATCAACTGGGTGGCGTCGGCCCGAGTCGATTCGTTGGTGGTGACCGAACGCGGAGGCCCGCAGTGCGTTGAGCTCGATGTGTTCGTGGATACGTCCTGCCGAGGCAGGCGAAATCAGCTAGCGGATCGTATACGTATCGCAGCGAGCGTGTTGATCCATCTACATCAGTCGAACGTTCCGATGCGAGTAACGATTGGTTCGCGGGCATTGCGATTGGCAACGGGAAGCAAGGGACGCCGACAGATTCTCGATGCGATGGCGGATGTCCCCGCCGATGGATGGGATGAACCCGTTGAGCGTACCGCAATCAGTAATCGTGCGGTGATCGAGTTTTCGTCGGATGATGCGGGGCACGAAATCATCCGCATACGCGACCCACGCGGCGGACGACGGGCTGGCGGCCGTTTGACGACAAAACAAATTCGTTCGGGAGAAGCCTTAGCAGATCAGGTGCGTGAGTTTTGGACGGAGGTGCGAGATGCCGATGTCGCCGCGTAA
- a CDS encoding cell division protein FtsH → MDDDETLTAYHEAGHVVVGYLLGARIDEVRLGSMIEDCLPNRFGDCMINWGRINDRCCWQLQREVMTILAGPVAEMIYIAERLHPAHHGPWKSDWQQAAERSAESFSDPEKQTRFLEAVIVTLHEKMSGESFWAAVAAISDELLAHESLEHEQIAETVSYWL, encoded by the coding sequence ATGGACGACGACGAAACGCTAACGGCTTACCATGAAGCGGGGCATGTGGTTGTCGGCTACTTGCTTGGGGCAAGAATTGACGAAGTGCGACTCGGTAGCATGATCGAAGATTGCTTGCCAAATCGGTTTGGCGATTGCATGATCAATTGGGGCCGCATCAACGACCGTTGTTGTTGGCAACTGCAACGCGAGGTTATGACCATTTTGGCAGGTCCTGTGGCCGAGATGATCTACATCGCTGAACGGCTCCATCCGGCCCATCATGGACCATGGAAATCAGATTGGCAGCAAGCCGCCGAACGATCGGCCGAGTCCTTTTCAGATCCCGAGAAGCAGACCCGATTCCTCGAAGCCGTTATCGTAACGCTTCACGAAAAGATGTCGGGTGAATCGTTTTGGGCCGCCGTGGCAGCCATTTCGGATGAGCTATTGGCCCATGAATCGCTCGAGCATGAGCAAATCGCTGAAACCGTTTCGTATTGGCTGTAG
- a CDS encoding DUF1552 domain-containing protein, whose product MNLHSLDRRRFLRGVSGFALALPAFETFSAVASGAEASASPRRLACFYLPNGVPMPRQDDPAYQDWSWFPHGEGRDFKLSKCLDPLEPLRDDLTIISGLSHPASRNNHGHHNADQFLTGAAIGGGGHYQNSISIDQVYAAHIEAKTRFSSLVMSTDGGTGPQRKAHTISFNREGRPIPAENKPKRIFDMLFEKKDGNAARRLALSQSVLDHLMEDARSLRRELSKQDQETFEEFLGSVRDTEINVAKSARWMNLPLPEIDVDHLNLEITPNDPREYVQTMYELIYLAFKTDSTRVATYQFGKEVSKGISDYLARAVGLPLTHRLSHETKKPNGWKNFGTFCRFISEEFGRFAGRLKATPEPGGEGNMLDHTLLLFGSASSAFHLSRNYPLILAGGKSMGFEHGKFLNLAGDNVFRGSWIKGQPEPYKMGLDTDDQPLANLYVTMLQRLGVETDSFADSTGTISEV is encoded by the coding sequence ATGAACCTCCATTCTCTTGACCGTCGTCGTTTTCTTCGCGGCGTCAGTGGTTTCGCCCTTGCACTTCCAGCCTTTGAAACCTTTTCAGCGGTTGCCAGTGGTGCGGAGGCATCCGCAAGTCCTCGACGGCTCGCCTGTTTCTACTTACCCAACGGCGTTCCAATGCCTCGCCAGGACGATCCGGCGTACCAGGATTGGTCGTGGTTTCCTCACGGCGAGGGGAGAGATTTCAAATTGAGTAAATGCCTTGATCCGCTAGAGCCGCTTCGCGATGACTTGACGATCATCTCGGGCTTGTCCCACCCAGCGTCACGCAATAATCATGGCCACCACAATGCCGACCAATTCCTCACGGGGGCCGCGATTGGTGGAGGCGGTCACTATCAAAATTCCATTTCCATCGACCAAGTCTATGCGGCTCATATTGAAGCGAAAACCCGATTCTCGTCACTCGTCATGTCGACCGACGGAGGCACCGGGCCGCAGCGCAAGGCCCATACGATCTCATTCAATCGCGAAGGTCGTCCGATTCCAGCCGAGAATAAGCCGAAACGGATTTTTGACATGCTATTTGAAAAGAAAGACGGCAATGCGGCGCGGCGGCTGGCACTCAGTCAAAGTGTACTCGATCATCTTATGGAAGATGCGCGTTCTTTGCGAAGGGAACTATCGAAACAGGATCAGGAGACCTTTGAGGAATTTCTTGGGTCCGTGCGAGACACGGAGATCAACGTAGCAAAGTCAGCAAGGTGGATGAATCTTCCCCTTCCAGAAATCGACGTGGATCATCTGAATCTTGAGATTACTCCGAACGATCCACGAGAGTACGTTCAAACGATGTACGAACTAATCTATTTGGCGTTCAAGACCGATTCGACGCGGGTGGCGACCTATCAGTTCGGCAAGGAAGTCAGCAAAGGAATCAGCGACTATCTCGCTCGGGCCGTCGGGCTTCCTTTGACGCACAGACTCTCGCATGAAACGAAAAAGCCCAACGGTTGGAAGAACTTTGGTACCTTCTGCCGATTCATCAGTGAAGAGTTTGGCCGCTTTGCCGGCAGGTTGAAAGCGACTCCCGAGCCGGGCGGTGAAGGGAACATGCTCGATCACACGTTGCTCCTGTTCGGATCCGCGTCGAGCGCCTTCCATCTTTCTCGCAACTATCCGTTGATCTTGGCCGGCGGTAAATCGATGGGATTCGAGCACGGGAAATTCCTCAACTTAGCCGGAGACAACGTCTTCCGCGGGAGCTGGATCAAAGGGCAGCCGGAGCCCTATAAAATGGGTTTAGATACCGATGATCAACCCCTGGCGAACCTCTACGTCACGATGTTGCAACGATTAGGTGTAGAGACCGACTCATTCGCTGACAGCACAGGCACGATTTCCGAGGTTTGA
- a CDS encoding redoxin domain-containing protein produces MRKYNNGFLFTFTFLAICLLATGVSAQEKESEESSQSASAPMATPEKATPSDDASDDVEQETKLLTIGSDAPALDVEHWIHDGEGQFGQVTEFETGKVYVVEFWATWCGPCIASMPHIVELQKKYADQGVQIVSVSSEPIATIDKFFKREVPGMRVPREEVDEEGDEEEGDEEDKTRPVTYEELTSSYCLTTDPDRSTSDDYMKAAGQNGIPCAFIVGKDSKIEWIGHPMRMDNVLEAVVNDSWDREAFGKEFIEEQLGGKVYYEVVSLLRKQETENALAKINHYLETGTHEASISRMQRLKIQLLLGEDSMRDEAKTYVLELLDAEPSDATLANSVGWSVYRMAESPDFDDDDFLNAVLDRVNKAANALDNTRQESFKPYLLDTAAHLHNALGNVALAIETQKQAIELVEDERGRVRLQKFLDELTAEPEEDSDANAELETQTEDAE; encoded by the coding sequence ATGCGAAAATACAACAATGGTTTTCTGTTTACATTTACCTTTTTAGCGATTTGTTTGCTCGCTACCGGCGTCTCCGCGCAGGAGAAAGAATCAGAGGAAAGTAGCCAATCGGCATCTGCCCCGATGGCCACGCCTGAAAAAGCAACGCCATCCGATGACGCATCCGATGACGTGGAGCAAGAGACCAAGCTGCTAACGATCGGTTCAGACGCTCCAGCGCTTGATGTCGAACACTGGATTCATGATGGCGAGGGTCAGTTCGGGCAGGTTACCGAATTCGAGACGGGAAAAGTCTATGTGGTCGAATTCTGGGCCACATGGTGCGGTCCCTGTATCGCCTCCATGCCACACATCGTCGAATTGCAAAAGAAGTATGCCGATCAAGGCGTCCAAATCGTTAGCGTCAGCAGCGAACCCATTGCAACCATTGACAAGTTCTTCAAACGAGAAGTACCGGGGATGAGGGTGCCACGTGAGGAGGTTGACGAAGAGGGCGATGAAGAAGAGGGCGATGAAGAAGACAAAACGCGACCCGTTACCTATGAAGAACTGACAAGTAGCTACTGTCTGACAACGGATCCAGACCGATCAACCTCCGACGATTACATGAAAGCGGCTGGACAAAACGGGATCCCTTGTGCCTTTATCGTCGGCAAAGATTCCAAAATCGAATGGATCGGTCACCCGATGAGGATGGACAATGTGCTCGAAGCGGTTGTCAATGATTCCTGGGATCGCGAAGCGTTCGGCAAGGAGTTCATCGAAGAACAATTGGGTGGAAAAGTCTACTACGAAGTGGTGTCGCTGTTGCGGAAGCAGGAGACGGAAAATGCATTGGCGAAGATCAACCACTACCTCGAAACGGGGACGCATGAAGCTTCCATCAGTCGAATGCAACGGTTGAAGATCCAACTACTACTCGGCGAAGATTCGATGCGTGATGAAGCGAAAACCTACGTGCTCGAATTGCTCGATGCTGAACCGTCCGACGCCACATTGGCCAACTCGGTTGGATGGTCGGTTTACCGAATGGCGGAAAGTCCCGACTTCGATGACGATGACTTCTTGAATGCCGTCCTCGACCGAGTGAATAAAGCGGCCAACGCACTCGACAACACCAGACAAGAGAGCTTTAAACCGTACCTTCTCGATACGGCTGCTCACCTACACAATGCACTTGGCAACGTTGCCTTGGCGATCGAAACCCAAAAACAAGCGATTGAGTTAGTGGAGGACGAGCGTGGCCGAGTGAGACTTCAGAAATTCCTCGATGAATTGACGGCGGAACCTGAAGAAGATTCGGATGCCAACGCTGAACTCGAAACCCAGACGGAGGACGCAGAATGA
- a CDS encoding DUF1592 domain-containing protein, which yields MPPKDGPELPDEDRKRIVEWLSAEVQKASQVQRDQQGFSSFRRMTRYEYNYALQDLLGLELDFAKDLPPDPIAHDGFMNSSELLQMTGKQYAEYLDRNRQALDRVTVSGKRPEALYWGVSAKQASARKAAELEEADDRTRTRATRTGTKGAHYKNTETGQTVPATWSYVGAVNAWTPTTTAPEVPELSEVIAVLPANQGMVIELGNRLPDKGILRVRLRASRASDEADVAPRLALEFGWQGDKDQKAAFRISSSDLVIDGSAERPKFYQWDIRLGEIQPRNPVRRTEELGVTDRTNPSEYLRLFNTSTDQSADIQLDYVEVSAPVYDQWPPATHSAIFIDSENRDDETAYARDIVSRFMRRAWRRDVSESEVNLQMELFAHIRPLCENFEQAVVETLAAVLSSPRFLYLVQSDRSDLESQRKLNDFELATRLSMFLWCSTPDDELLDLASAGRLSDSEQLMHQTRRMLDDPKHKRFSTHFVQQWLNMAPLEFVRFDRRTYPEYDDSLKQAMEQEPLALFEEILQNDRSVIDFIHCDYAVVNGRLAEHYGIRDVGGDEFQKVSLKPEDKRGGVLTQAAILAMNSDGTDSHPLKRGIWLLESILNDPPPPPPPAVPEIDIADPEIMKMTLKQRMEDHRSQPACYSCHVKIDPWGIAFENYDALGNWRLESRGKEIDASSLLYDEHELDGVDGVKRYLLANRQDQFTRAIVHKIATFALGRPLNFTDRASIERLTSQLRNQGDGLQTLIQLLVQSDLFQKS from the coding sequence ATGCCTCCCAAGGACGGGCCTGAACTTCCGGACGAAGATCGCAAACGAATCGTCGAGTGGCTCTCTGCAGAGGTTCAGAAGGCTTCACAGGTGCAGCGTGACCAGCAAGGTTTTTCTTCCTTTCGCCGAATGACCCGTTACGAGTACAACTACGCGTTGCAGGATCTACTGGGGCTTGAATTGGACTTTGCCAAAGACCTTCCACCCGACCCCATCGCACACGACGGTTTCATGAACAGCTCCGAATTGCTTCAGATGACCGGCAAGCAGTATGCGGAATACTTGGATCGGAATCGGCAGGCACTCGATCGGGTCACGGTCAGCGGTAAACGTCCCGAAGCGTTGTACTGGGGTGTTTCAGCAAAGCAAGCATCAGCACGAAAGGCCGCCGAACTTGAGGAGGCGGATGATCGGACCAGGACAAGGGCAACAAGGACGGGTACGAAGGGTGCTCATTACAAGAACACGGAAACGGGTCAGACCGTGCCAGCCACCTGGTCCTACGTGGGTGCCGTCAACGCCTGGACCCCCACAACCACTGCCCCCGAAGTGCCGGAGCTATCCGAGGTCATCGCTGTGCTCCCCGCCAATCAGGGGATGGTGATCGAGCTTGGCAACCGATTGCCGGACAAGGGGATATTGCGAGTACGTCTCCGTGCGTCGCGAGCTTCGGATGAAGCCGATGTCGCTCCCCGGTTGGCCCTGGAGTTCGGTTGGCAAGGAGACAAGGACCAGAAAGCTGCGTTCAGGATCAGCAGCAGCGACCTCGTCATTGACGGGTCTGCCGAACGGCCGAAGTTCTATCAGTGGGATATCCGATTGGGTGAAATCCAACCTCGCAATCCCGTGCGTCGTACCGAGGAATTGGGGGTGACCGATCGAACCAATCCCTCCGAATACCTACGACTGTTCAATACTTCTACCGATCAATCCGCAGACATTCAATTGGATTACGTCGAGGTGTCGGCGCCCGTCTACGATCAATGGCCGCCAGCAACGCATTCGGCAATTTTCATCGACAGCGAGAACCGCGACGACGAAACCGCGTATGCACGGGACATCGTGTCTCGATTCATGCGACGCGCATGGCGACGCGACGTCAGCGAGTCAGAAGTGAATTTGCAAATGGAGTTGTTTGCCCACATTCGCCCTCTATGTGAAAACTTCGAGCAGGCCGTGGTTGAGACCCTAGCCGCGGTGTTGTCATCTCCACGATTCTTGTATCTGGTTCAGTCCGATCGGTCCGATTTAGAAAGTCAGCGCAAACTCAATGACTTCGAATTGGCAACTCGCCTTTCGATGTTTCTTTGGTGCAGCACGCCGGATGACGAGTTGCTTGACCTTGCTTCCGCAGGGCGACTGAGCGATTCCGAGCAGCTTATGCATCAGACGCGACGCATGCTGGACGACCCAAAGCACAAGCGTTTTTCGACTCATTTCGTACAGCAATGGTTGAACATGGCGCCGCTTGAGTTTGTGAGGTTCGATAGGAGAACCTATCCGGAGTACGACGACAGCTTGAAGCAAGCGATGGAGCAAGAGCCACTGGCGTTATTCGAGGAGATTTTACAGAACGATCGCAGTGTGATCGATTTTATCCACTGTGATTATGCCGTGGTCAACGGGCGGCTTGCCGAGCACTACGGCATCCGTGACGTCGGGGGTGATGAATTTCAGAAGGTGTCGCTGAAACCGGAAGACAAACGCGGTGGCGTTCTGACTCAGGCTGCGATATTAGCAATGAATTCCGATGGTACGGATTCGCATCCACTCAAACGTGGCATCTGGTTGTTGGAGAGCATTTTGAATGACCCTCCGCCGCCACCACCTCCGGCCGTTCCCGAAATCGACATTGCCGATCCCGAGATTATGAAGATGACCCTCAAGCAACGGATGGAAGATCATCGTAGTCAGCCGGCCTGCTATTCTTGCCATGTAAAGATCGATCCATGGGGGATCGCATTTGAAAACTATGATGCCCTGGGGAATTGGCGATTGGAGAGTCGCGGAAAGGAGATCGATGCGTCGAGCCTCTTGTACGACGAGCATGAACTTGATGGAGTCGACGGAGTAAAACGCTACCTGCTTGCCAATCGCCAAGATCAGTTCACGCGGGCAATCGTTCACAAGATAGCCACCTTCGCGCTGGGTCGGCCGCTGAACTTCACTGATCGGGCGAGCATCGAACGACTGACGTCTCAGTTAAGAAACCAAGGCGACGGATTACAAACGTTGATTCAATTGCTGGTACAAAGCGATTTGTTTCAGAAGTCGTAG
- a CDS encoding sigma-70 family RNA polymerase sigma factor, whose translation MLQTQVADQNLSQLIARGSKDGFLTYDEVNAYLPDEDVNPEKLERLMVAIERHGIQLVEVSEKKEILSSGSKSIPRISESAFGDEDAPLVATEAPRASDDPIRMYLSQMAEIPLLTREQEISLAKKIEITRRQYRRSLLESDYALRSTVEVLHRVHEGELPFDRTIKVSLTERLTKEQILARMPHNLRTIDKLIESNKADFDQMVRKSVSPRLKAELRRRFISNRRKCLQLVEELSLRSRRVTPLLGQLEKISQRMNYIRERLAELGQDAVSRDEASDLRQELRELMIVTQESPRSLHNRMLKTRRFFDEYEATKRKLSSGNLRLVVSIAKKYRNRGLSFLDLIQEGNTGLMRAVDKYEYRRGFKFSTYATWWIRQAITRAIADQARTIRIPVHMIDVLSKLRQAQKRLTQELRREPSYEEIAEATDVSMEEVRRVMDIGRHPVSLDRPVGEGEDSSFGEFIQDNDSDNPVKVAASGILRGKIDELLKTLTFREREIIRLRYGLVDGYSYTLEECGRIFKVTRERVRQIEAKAVAKLQSPSRADRLAEFLKTAA comes from the coding sequence ATGCTTCAAACTCAAGTAGCCGATCAAAATCTATCGCAACTCATCGCCCGCGGATCCAAAGACGGATTTCTAACTTATGATGAGGTCAACGCGTATCTTCCCGACGAAGACGTCAACCCAGAGAAGCTCGAACGATTGATGGTGGCGATAGAGCGTCACGGCATTCAATTGGTCGAAGTAAGTGAGAAGAAGGAGATCCTCTCAAGCGGCAGTAAGTCGATTCCCCGTATTTCGGAAAGTGCGTTCGGTGACGAAGACGCACCGCTAGTTGCGACCGAAGCGCCGCGTGCCAGCGACGATCCCATTCGGATGTACCTTAGCCAAATGGCCGAGATTCCGTTGTTGACACGCGAACAGGAGATCTCGCTTGCCAAAAAGATTGAGATCACGCGTCGCCAATACCGCCGATCACTACTTGAATCTGACTACGCCTTGCGAAGCACGGTTGAAGTGCTACACCGTGTTCACGAAGGCGAACTTCCATTTGACCGTACGATCAAAGTCTCTTTGACCGAACGATTGACGAAAGAGCAAATCTTGGCTCGGATGCCACACAACTTGCGAACGATCGACAAGTTGATTGAAAGCAACAAAGCGGACTTCGACCAAATGGTTCGCAAGAGTGTCTCGCCGCGATTGAAAGCAGAGCTTCGTCGACGATTTATCAGCAACCGACGCAAGTGTTTGCAATTGGTGGAAGAGCTAAGCCTAAGAAGTCGCCGTGTCACACCACTGCTTGGCCAGCTTGAAAAGATCTCGCAGCGAATGAATTACATCCGAGAACGATTGGCGGAACTTGGTCAAGATGCCGTCAGCCGAGATGAAGCGTCGGATTTACGTCAAGAGCTTCGCGAGCTGATGATTGTCACACAGGAAAGCCCGCGCAGCTTGCACAACCGCATGCTCAAAACACGCCGTTTCTTTGACGAGTACGAAGCGACCAAGCGAAAGTTGAGTAGCGGCAATTTGCGATTGGTCGTTTCGATCGCCAAAAAGTATCGTAACCGCGGTTTGTCATTCTTGGATTTGATTCAAGAAGGCAACACAGGGTTGATGCGAGCGGTTGATAAGTATGAATACCGCCGTGGTTTTAAATTTAGTACCTACGCGACTTGGTGGATTCGCCAAGCGATCACACGAGCGATTGCGGACCAAGCACGCACAATCCGCATTCCCGTTCACATGATCGATGTGCTGAGCAAACTTCGCCAAGCGCAAAAACGATTGACTCAAGAGCTTCGCCGCGAGCCCAGCTATGAAGAGATTGCCGAAGCGACCGACGTTTCGATGGAAGAAGTCCGACGCGTCATGGACATCGGTCGTCATCCTGTAAGCTTAGATCGTCCGGTTGGCGAAGGCGAAGACAGTAGCTTTGGCGAATTTATCCAAGACAACGACAGCGACAACCCGGTGAAGGTTGCCGCCAGTGGTATCCTTCGTGGCAAGATCGATGAGCTACTCAAAACGTTGACTTTCCGTGAACGAGAAATCATTCGTTTGCGATACGGCTTGGTCGATGGGTATAGTTACACGCTCGAGGAGTGCGGACGAATCTTCAAGGTAACTCGTGAGCGAGTTCGTCAAATTGAAGCCAAGGCCGTCGCAAAACTGCAAAGCCCATCGCGTGCTGATCGCTTGGCGGAATTTTTGAAGACCGCTGCGTAA
- a CDS encoding IS630 family transposase gives MNNRKMQYWVIPPEADAEFVAHMEDVLEIYAKPYDPNIPVICMDEQPVQLVKDVKAPIAATKSKPKRVDYEYERAGVANVFMFTEPLSGWREVTIREKKTKVDWAIAMAELLEGRYAECKKVIVVCDNLNTHTMGAFYEVFEPERARAMVRRIEFHYTPKHGSWLNIAENELSSMTRQCVSGRRIGDIEMLREETSAWASDVNETQRGVDWQMKIDEARTKLLSVYPKIKM, from the coding sequence ATGAACAATCGCAAAATGCAGTATTGGGTGATTCCTCCAGAAGCCGACGCCGAGTTTGTCGCGCACATGGAAGATGTACTCGAAATATACGCAAAACCCTACGATCCGAACATTCCGGTGATTTGCATGGATGAACAGCCCGTGCAATTGGTCAAAGACGTCAAAGCACCGATCGCGGCAACCAAGTCGAAACCCAAACGTGTTGACTACGAGTATGAGCGGGCTGGCGTTGCCAACGTGTTTATGTTTACCGAACCACTCTCGGGATGGCGTGAAGTCACGATTCGTGAAAAGAAAACGAAGGTCGATTGGGCGATCGCAATGGCTGAGTTGCTCGAAGGTCGGTATGCAGAGTGTAAGAAGGTGATTGTAGTATGTGACAATCTCAATACGCACACGATGGGCGCGTTTTACGAGGTCTTTGAGCCCGAACGAGCTCGTGCAATGGTTCGTCGGATTGAGTTTCATTACACACCGAAGCATGGCAGTTGGCTCAACATCGCAGAAAACGAACTCAGTAGCATGACTCGCCAGTGCGTTTCGGGTCGTCGCATTGGCGATATTGAGATGCTACGCGAAGAAACCTCTGCCTGGGCCAGCGATGTAAATGAAACCCAACGCGGAGTCGATTGGCAAATGAAAATCGACGAAGCGAGGACAAAGCTGCTTTCCGTCTATCCTAAAATTAAGATGTAA
- a CDS encoding helix-turn-helix domain-containing protein, with protein MQKKYIVRLSDQERIELKQVIKKLSGTSQKVKRAQILLKADADGPAWTDARIADAFGCRTKTVENIRQRLVESGFRETLDGKKRQAPPTPKILDGEQEARIIATRLGPPPKGYANWSLRLLARKVVELKIVDTVSYATLCRTLKKTA; from the coding sequence ATGCAGAAAAAGTATATCGTTCGGTTGAGCGATCAGGAACGTATTGAGCTCAAACAAGTCATCAAAAAGCTTAGCGGAACGAGCCAAAAGGTTAAGCGTGCCCAAATCCTTCTGAAGGCGGATGCGGACGGTCCCGCTTGGACGGATGCTCGCATCGCCGATGCTTTTGGCTGCCGCACCAAAACGGTCGAGAATATTCGCCAGCGGCTAGTGGAAAGTGGATTTCGCGAAACACTCGACGGTAAGAAGCGACAAGCACCGCCCACACCTAAAATTCTCGATGGTGAGCAAGAAGCTCGGATCATCGCAACACGTTTGGGGCCGCCTCCAAAAGGCTACGCCAATTGGTCGCTTCGGTTACTCGCTCGCAAAGTTGTTGAGCTGAAGATCGTCGATACAGTCAGCTATGCGACGCTCTGCCGAACGCTTAAAAAAACGGCATGA